In Anoplopoma fimbria isolate UVic2021 breed Golden Eagle Sablefish chromosome 7, Afim_UVic_2022, whole genome shotgun sequence, the DNA window TCAATGGTTCAGGCTGCAGTTGATACCAGACAGAAGGGAAATGATTATTGTGCAACTAACAGAAGTAATTTGGTTCTAAAGTTACCACCAAATGTTCAGACAGTAAAAGACCCGTCTGCATCAGTCACAATTGTCACATGATGGCATTAAgattaaaagcatttttgtgAACCTGTAGGTTTAATCCACAAACTTGTGCTCAAAGACCTGTTTtctaatgtaataaaataatggatGGGGTAAACTTATTCAAGAGTTAACATATTAGATGACGTACTTCAGAAATAAAACTACCTGTGGATTTCAACAGTGACAAAGTAATCTTTATTCAAAaggaatataaatgtattagaaCAAGATTCATGTCAGGCATTGCATACTGTAAACAAACTTAATTTAGGTTTCATTATGTGTTCATTTTGACAAAAGCTTTTGCtgtttctgtctcctgtctcaGACAATATCAGAatcaaatgtcaatattaaataaaatgtatgtaaaccAGGTTATATTCATGTTATGGATACAGACATCAGCACCCATGTCTGGTGACCTCAAACAGCTGAtggaacaaaaagagaaatttgAGCTTGATTTCGATCACCGTAGTCCAACGATGAGCTTGGAGTCATGTCTGCGCTCAAACACTCAGTCAGTGGTGAAGATCCTTGCAGCGATATCATCTAGTAGCCAGTCCACTCCGGTTAACAGATTCTCTCCTGTGACTGCGCTGCAACCAATGATACACCAGTGATGACTTTTGATCTCATCCAGGGCCAGCgcctgcaggaaaaacacaatgacaacacacatTGTGATGCAATTTTCTGGATAATTCAAGTGAAATCTGACATGAAGAATTTAGAGCAGCAATAGTTATAACAAAACTGTTATCAattatgtgaaaaagtaatatCCCTGTAACATGGGAGTAAACCGTACCTCTCGTATTGCCTCTTTCGACAGGGCTCCTGGTAAATCCTGTTTGTTGGCAAACACCAGCAGCGTTGCACCAGCTAACCTCTGCATGGAGGAAAGGACAAACTCAAACAATGCAcgaataaaaacatgattctATTGTGGCTGactccaaaataataaaacctgcTATGATGCAATACACACAACATGTGCTTCCCTATAACTccagtgtgtgtggtgtgtacctcctccagcagcagtgaACTGAGCTCCTGTCTGCAGTCCTCCAGTCTGAGTCTGTCTGCGCTGTCCACCACCCACACCAGCCCGTCTGTGCTCTCAAAGTAGTTCCTCCAGTAGGAGCGCAGTGACTTCTGACCCCCTACATCCCAAATGTTCAATTTAAACctagaaaacacagagagaagggaaCATGAGGAGTTTTGAGGAAGACTGGAAAACTACATCCTGATAATGGATCCAGGCTTGGTAAAAATATCTGAATGCCTTAATGTGGGGGGAAAAAGGGGGTCAAAAAAAGAATAGAGgggatttaaaaataacttatttaagtaagttttatgttttgagtgaacaaaagtatttttcacagcagccatttagACAATGGCTCTATTCTCTTCAGGTGTCCAACTAACACACGAGAGAgccagtatttattttaatattcacatatacagtaccagtcaaaagtttggacacaccttctcattcaatggtttttctttatttttattttttttctacattgtagattaatattgaagacatccaaactatgaaggaacacatatggaattatgtggtaaacaaacaaaatgctcaacaaaccagaatatgttttatattttagattcttcaaagtagttgaatgaaaaggtgtgtccaaacttttgactggtactgtatgtttttcctTTAGTGGCAAAGACTGTTAGCTAAACAAACCTCAAATATAAATTTCCCATTTAGAACACGATTTACAAaaattactgtgtgtgtgtgtgtgtgtgtgtgtgtgtgtgtgtgtgtgtgtgtgtgtgtgtgtgtgtgtgtgtgtgtgtgtgtgtgtgtgtgtgtgtgtgttagttacCCTCTGTGCTCCAGTGTTTTGATGTTGAAGCCCAGCGTTGGGGAGATGGTGCTGACGTCTTCTCCATTGAACTTCTTCAGGATGGTCGTCTTCCCCGCGTTGTCCAGACCTCTGCACGAACCAGGTTaaagaagaaacacagacacacacacacacacacacacctcaatgTTAAATATCCTACTCAATGTAAATAAAAGAGCCTCACTGTCTCATTCACCCAGTTAATTAAGCATAGTTAGCACGACACAGCACGACATGCGTAGAATAAAACCTCCCAAGCACACAGCGTTGTCCTATGTTATCAAACTATACACTGTTATCCTGTTATTGACGCAGACAACAAGAATGCTACTTTGATTGAAGCTAAGCTAGTAAACATTACAGACAGGATACAGCATCAGCAGCCTCATCTCCCGCTCCTTCTGCTTCATCTTCTTTAAAATAGTCAGCAGACCCATCGCGACGGTGTGGCTCTCAACTGCAGTTATTAAGGAAAAGGCTACTTTTACTGATTTGTAGTTTTGTATGACAGATATTTAGCATCCATACAGAGCATGGCGTACCAGAAAGAGGTTGCTGTGCTAACCCCGCCCCACGCAGCTAACAATGTGACTGTTTGGTGGGGAGCGAACGCTGATTGGTTGTTGGAGACGTTCGAAGCTTGTTCATTGGTCAATGTAGTTCTTTAAGGTGTGACGctgcgtgtttgtgtgagtttggTGCCCCCGTGTGTCTGTTGTGGGAATTACACATTTGACTTCTGCAATCTCGGGATTTTCTGCATGTCATAGTTTGTTTGCAAAAATTAGAAAGGACATGGACTTTTATATTTCCAAAACTACTAAATCTTCCAATTTTCAATAATACTATTAAATTGTTCATTTTCTATTCTAATTTGAATAGAAACAATATAagtgtatacagtatgtgtgtgtgtgtgtgtgtgtgtgtgtgtgtgtgtgtgtgtgtgtgtgtgtgtgtgtgtgtgtgtgtgtgtgtgtgtgtgtgtgtgtgtagcattgAGGGTCAACCActacattttgttcagcaatcCTATCCTAttgtatattgtaaataaaagaaacctTGAAACCTTGGATACGTGGAGAACACAATTATACAATTCATGCCATATTCACCCAAgagaaaacatacatatatacaagaGAATGTAAAAAGTTAACTCTTGACAAtggaaataatattttgaaaaacaatatcAACACAAGGCTTTTTCTGAAGCCttcaactgcaaaaaaaattataatttaattttatggattatttattcaaaatatgtattcaaGTGAATTTCAGTTACAGAGGGCAGCCAGACTGAGTGTGAATTATTCAGTGGAGAAGATAAACCTTATATAATGCTTAATTATCAAGTTGCTACGgtattgctttctttttttggaggaATGGCAGAGAACTGGAACAATATTTAAGCAAAAGGACATTGAGTTTATAAGAGTATCGGTTAGAACCCTCCAGAACAACTCATCAACATTCTTCAATCGCAAAACTTTCCAATTTTTccttattcaaataaaaagttgtttttttttgtcacagggTTTCTTCATAAATAATATCTGATCATTTTTACCTACTCACAGTATCAGAGAATATTGTTAAAACTTTGGAAAGTAATCGTATACATCATATGattaatcataatgaaaaatgtataaatgtactttattcagtttattgatGTGCTTTCAACCAAAAACAtaggtgttatttttttttataataagcAAGCATTACAACAATTTatgcattacattttatgtaAGACAGATATTTTGAGGATTCAGGTTTATGAATACGTGATATTTACTATGAATTGAATGCCTAATCAAGTTCATCATATTCCTTGATAATACGCTCCGGTACACTCACTACAATATGAACACACTTGTGAAGTACATTTCTCGACAAACTAAGTGAaaacaatacatatatttgtaaaacctttttagtgtgtttttcttttcttttttttttacctctttgaGAAGAGATTAAGTCAATATCACATTAAGTTACATCATATCCTGCAGAGAAGCGGTAAACCTGGAGGATTCATTTCCTGGCAAAAGCGCTTGAGAAATCCCCGGCACAACCTTCTTCATTATATGGTCATCAAGCCCCGACCTCTTCCTGTCCCCCAACATCTTTTCCCATTCATGTATCATGGTGCGTTCATGTGCTATCGAAAATATTAAGCCAATGGAGctttatcttaaaaaacaaaacaaaacagcagccatttgaaaaaaaaaaaaatgtcatagcgTCACAACTTCTAAACATTCCcacttttaagttttttttttttttgtactgttaAAGACACTGGAACCAACATAGTACACGTGAAGGCAGCACAGATCCCACGCAGCCCTTTGCCTTGCAATGGGTcagtttaaaataaagagaaactgaaAGCATCATGTTGCATCATAGGCTGTCTCACAAGACATCAGACACACAGGTGGTTTACACATTTACAGAAGAGTCTTCAAGAGTTTGCCTGGAGCTGCAGAGGCGCTGGTTGTGCATCCACTTGGGGGCTTTAATGGCAGTGGTTTCACCTGCAGGCGTGCAGCACGGATGATCCGAGCTCGGTGAAGGTGCATCAGTCTACAGCCAAGAGATGTCCCCGTTATTCATGGACACTGGGTATGAGCTCAACAGCCCCGGATCGGTGTCTGCTGAGGGGAGCAACACCGCTGGATCGGTAAGTAGACCTCCTCGTTCTCCTCCTCAACTAGTCAATAATAGACTCTAAACACATCATATCTGCGGTAAAATGTAGTGCAGCTTTTATActagaataataaaatatcccATGTAAAAAGCCTGCAATAAAAGGCTAATATGGGAATAAAGGAGAACAGTAAAGTAACcatatatttgtattgatttataCCACTTTGTTCTAGGCATagcttgtttttgtcttattcAAAGCACATTGTAGCATATTTTTGAAAACTGCTCAACAAATATagtaaaaatgaatgtattacTCTAAAATCAATCAAAAGGACAATAAGTGATACTATAGGAATTTCACGAATATAAGGTCTTGTGGTTGGAGAGGCATACCATATGCTGTGATTGCCAAGTCCCGGGTGTTACCCCTCAGCTGTCCACtatcaaataaaggcaaaaacagtccaaaaatacatcaaatagaACCATCCAAACACCTAAAAGTGGTCTGAAAAGACCAAAAAGTGCATTGTGTTTCCAAGGTTCAAACACTAGCGTTCCTTTCTACTTTGTAATATCTGGTGCTGTTAGGATATTTAACAGTTATTATGTTGTGGTGATGATGATTGACACAAAAGTCCTTAAAAGGAAATGGGGATGATGCACAAGTAGGCATTTGAAATCACACACAGATTCAGAGTATACAGCCAATGAATCCTAGATGAGTGTGGCTCACTGTATCTACTGCATTCATCTTtacaggagagagaagaagggggACAACAGATGGGAAGCCGAGGGAGAAAACGACAAGAGAAGAACAGGCACGCTGCGAGGAAGAGCcgcaggaaacaaacagagagagccGATGAACTTCATGAGGTCCGAAACATTCACTTCTTATGTTCCTTCTCCCCTTATCTTCCTTAGTTACACCATCACTCATTCACTCAGTGAGTCTCCCTTTCGGTCCCACTCACAGGCTGTGTGACAAGTGGTTGTGTAATCTGACAATATGCTCACAGCCGTTTCTTGTAAATACTCTGCTTTAGCAGAAGGGCTTCCACTCCCTCTGGTATGCCCTCCCCATTGGCCCTCCCTTTCCtctacacacaagcacagactaacacacacacacacacacacacacacacactccgccTCTGTTTTTCCCTGCATGCTACTCTCCCTGAGGGAAAAATTCCACAGGTTGTGTTagacatggaaacacacacacattatggaCTCTCTGAAGCA includes these proteins:
- the arl2 gene encoding ADP-ribosylation factor-like protein 2; protein product: MGLLTILKKMKQKEREMRLLMLGLDNAGKTTILKKFNGEDVSTISPTLGFNIKTLEHRGFKLNIWDVGGQKSLRSYWRNYFESTDGLVWVVDSADRLRLEDCRQELSSLLLEERLAGATLLVFANKQDLPGALSKEAIREALALDEIKSHHWCIIGCSAVTGENLLTGVDWLLDDIAARIFTTD